A stretch of the Nicotiana tabacum cultivar K326 chromosome 6, ASM71507v2, whole genome shotgun sequence genome encodes the following:
- the LOC142182027 gene encoding putative mitochondrial protein AtMg00860: MVLAQKEIDFLRMHFAQGEYSPGPHICQELLKFLDTNLTTKQIQQFLGVINYVRDFIPNIYIYISPLTEMLKKNVPSWGEKQDEAVRKIKEISKNVKSLYIPSDGKKILQTDASHE, translated from the coding sequence atggttcttgctcaaaaGGAGATTGATTTTCTCAGAATGCATTTTGCCCAAGGGGAATATAGTCCAGGACCACATATATGTCAGGAATTACTCAAATTCCTGGATACCAACCTCACAACAAAGCAGATCCAACAGTTCTTGGGTGTAATAAATTATGTAAGAGATTTTATCCCAAATATCTATATATACATTTCACCGCTCACAGAAATGCTCAAGAAAAATGTTCCATCATGGGGAGAGAAACAGGATGAAGCAgtcagaaaaataaaagagataTCTAAAAATGTCAAGTCTCTCTACATCCCTTCAGATGGAAAGAAGATACTGCAAACTGATGCCAGCCATGAATAG